A window of [Ruminococcus] lactaris ATCC 29176 genomic DNA:
GAAGAGAGTGCAGGCGATGCTCGCAGATATGGCGATTGGCGATACAGCACTGACAACCAGCGGATTTTACGGAGTTATCATTGATATTACAGATGATGATGTGATCGTAGAATTTGGTAATAATAAGAACTGCAGAATCCCGATGCAGAAATCAGCGATCGCTCAGATCGAAAAG
This region includes:
- the yajC gene encoding preprotein translocase subunit YajC; amino-acid sequence: MSSIGLILFYVVLIAGMWFLLMRPQKKEQKRVQAMLADMAIGDTALTTSGFYGVIIDITDDDVIVEFGNNKNCRIPMQKSAIAQIEKPGAE